In Labrys wisconsinensis, one genomic interval encodes:
- a CDS encoding sugar ABC transporter substrate-binding protein, protein MTRCREFMAAVAAAMLMTGAAAAAEDTKVALVPGGPHPYFAAWEKAGQDAARDFKLGAADYKVPQKWELSQQNELLESLVTQGYNAFLIFPGDPVGSVSTAGELADTGAPVIATAGCLKDPSKAAFCLGTDVGNSAYIGTKELLKAMGGKKRIAHFTGFLVDPNTQLRIDAVEKAAKEEGAQVVQVIADIDAPEPAEEKINAYLAAHAGEVDGIVTTAWVPAVVSANALRKIGDKRIKMVGIDHDEVVLKAIKDGFVTGTMLQNPYGQGYIGSFAADRLRSGCTVKADAPFKTNALTAKFIDSGTVFVDASQVDTYVGAMQGITKELMATFEKTYLTCK, encoded by the coding sequence ATGACGCGCTGTCGCGAATTCATGGCTGCCGTGGCGGCCGCCATGCTCATGACCGGGGCCGCCGCGGCGGCGGAGGACACCAAGGTCGCGCTCGTTCCGGGCGGCCCGCATCCCTATTTCGCCGCCTGGGAAAAGGCCGGCCAGGACGCGGCCCGGGACTTCAAGCTCGGTGCCGCCGACTACAAGGTGCCGCAGAAATGGGAGCTCAGCCAGCAGAACGAGCTGCTCGAGAGCCTGGTCACCCAGGGCTACAACGCCTTCCTGATCTTCCCCGGCGACCCCGTCGGCTCGGTCTCGACCGCCGGCGAGCTCGCCGATACCGGCGCGCCCGTCATCGCCACCGCCGGCTGCCTCAAGGACCCCTCCAAGGCGGCCTTCTGCCTCGGCACCGATGTCGGCAACTCCGCCTATATCGGCACCAAGGAGCTCCTGAAGGCGATGGGCGGCAAGAAGCGCATCGCCCATTTCACCGGCTTCCTGGTCGACCCCAACACGCAGCTGCGCATCGACGCGGTGGAGAAGGCGGCCAAGGAGGAGGGAGCGCAGGTCGTGCAGGTCATCGCCGACATCGACGCGCCCGAGCCGGCGGAGGAGAAGATCAACGCCTATCTCGCCGCCCATGCCGGCGAGGTCGACGGCATCGTCACGACGGCCTGGGTGCCGGCCGTGGTCTCCGCCAACGCCCTGCGCAAGATCGGCGACAAGCGCATCAAGATGGTCGGCATCGACCATGACGAGGTGGTGCTGAAGGCGATCAAGGACGGCTTCGTCACCGGCACCATGCTGCAGAACCCCTATGGCCAGGGCTATATCGGCTCCTTCGCCGCCGACAGGCTGCGCAGCGGCTGCACGGTCAAGGCCGATGCGCCGTTCAAGACGAACGCCCTGACGGCCAAGTTCATCGATTCCGGCACGGTGTTCGTCGACGCGTCGCAGGTCGACACCTATGTCGGCGCCATGCAGGGCATCACCAAGGAGCTGATGGCGACCTTCGAGAAGACCTATCTCACCTGCAAGTGA
- a CDS encoding ABC transporter permease, with translation MTVPAAAPAGLLSSGAPRFYLTNEFGLIVLIALFAAAFGLLTAGFLSSFNLFTLGRVAAVNVMIGFAMMAVIVTGGLNLAVGAIGVCAAMACGWLIEALGLPWPVAIVGALALGAALGAVNGVVIVRSGLHSFIITLATMSIFFGVMIFLTRAQSFRALPPLFSDFGRMRLFGSVSPLLVVAVVVGLGLIVMYRYTALGREMLAAGARPQAAALSGVRVDRIFVICHMLSGALAALTALLVVARNGAAIPSMAGQLGQDWLLPAFLGPVLGGTLLTGGRVSVLGTFLGAVLVTMLTNGLLLLRVGEFWVQTCLGVLLLIAVLIDKARRSFLAHRRMV, from the coding sequence GTGACGGTTCCCGCCGCGGCCCCCGCCGGCCTGCTTTCCAGCGGCGCGCCGCGCTTCTATCTCACCAACGAGTTCGGGCTCATCGTCCTCATCGCCCTGTTCGCCGCGGCCTTCGGGCTGCTCACCGCCGGCTTCCTCTCTTCCTTCAACCTGTTCACCCTCGGGCGCGTCGCCGCCGTCAACGTGATGATCGGCTTCGCCATGATGGCGGTGATCGTCACTGGCGGGCTGAACCTGGCGGTGGGGGCCATCGGCGTCTGCGCCGCCATGGCCTGCGGCTGGCTGATCGAGGCGCTCGGCCTGCCCTGGCCCGTCGCCATCGTCGGGGCGCTCGCCCTCGGCGCGGCGCTCGGCGCCGTCAACGGCGTGGTCATCGTCCGCTCCGGCCTGCACAGCTTCATCATCACGCTCGCCACCATGAGCATCTTCTTCGGCGTGATGATCTTCCTGACGCGCGCCCAGTCCTTCCGCGCCCTGCCGCCGCTCTTCTCCGATTTCGGCCGCATGCGCCTGTTCGGCTCGGTCTCGCCGCTCCTGGTGGTGGCGGTCGTGGTCGGCCTCGGCCTGATCGTCATGTACCGCTACACCGCGCTCGGGCGCGAGATGCTGGCCGCCGGGGCCAGGCCCCAGGCGGCCGCCCTGTCCGGCGTGCGGGTCGACCGGATCTTCGTCATCTGCCACATGCTCTCCGGCGCCCTGGCCGCGCTGACGGCGCTGCTGGTGGTGGCCCGCAACGGCGCCGCCATCCCCTCCATGGCCGGCCAGCTCGGCCAGGACTGGCTGCTGCCAGCCTTCCTCGGACCGGTGCTCGGCGGCACGCTCCTCACCGGCGGCCGCGTCTCGGTGCTCGGCACCTTCCTCGGCGCCGTGCTGGTCACCATGCTGACCAACGGGCTCCTGCTGCTCAGGGTCGGCGAGTTCTGGGTGCAGACCTGCCTCGGCGTGCTGCTTCTGATCGCCGTGCTGATCGACAAGGCCCGCCGCTCCTTCCTGGCCCATCGGAGAATGGTGTGA